A genomic segment from Necator americanus strain Aroian chromosome III, whole genome shotgun sequence encodes:
- a CDS encoding hypothetical protein (NECATOR_CHRIII.G10467.T1) has product MGLLCDLIDLCLDTLRLQLLFVRTSTIAVADKTFNCSSGVYGGSKLADGRIHTCSHAECGGSSRTEARAYPRSDAHCPRPGNVANMRGLPARVRSRPKKLVRHRQQHPKTRRKGSKARELGYGYKLLYHGTSNRNGVGIILNESFRNSVTAVDRLSDRLISVKVDTGKVELRVVSAYAPQAGCSEEEKASFWEDLEQYVQSLESEEILLIGGDFNGHVGSRKDGFESCHGGYGYGARNDEGLRILEYAVASDLIIANTQYRKKKIAFDHVHQRRS; this is encoded by the exons ATGGGTCTTCTTTGCGATCTCATTGATCTCTGTCTTGATACGCTTCGATTACAGCTTCTTTTCGTAAGAACTTCGACAATTGCGGTCGCAGACAAA ACCTTTAATTGCTCATCGGGAGTCTATGGAGGCAGCAAGCTGGCAGATGGTCGGATTCACACATGCAGCCATGCAGAATGTGGTGGTAGCTCGCGAACAG aagctagggcgtaccccagaagcgacgcgcattgtcctcgcccaggcaatgtggcaaatatgcgagggctaccggctagagtacgaagccggccaaagaagttagtccgccatcgccagcaacatcca AAGACTCGCCGCAAAGGCTCCaaggcaagggaattaggctATGGCTACAAGCTgctctaccacggcacatcaaatcgcaatggcgttggcatcatattgaacgagtcgtttagaaatagcgtcacagcggtggatcgactatcggatcgcttgatatctgtaaaagtagatacaggaaaagtggaattgcgagttgtctctgcttatgcgccacaggcgggctgtagtgaagaagagaaggcaagcttttgggaggatctggagcagtacgtccaatccctggaaagcgaagaaatacttttaatcggaggagacttcaacggacatgtcggttctcggaaagacggattcgagagttgtcatggtggatacggctatggagctcgtaacgacgaggggttgcgaatcctagagtatgctgttgcaagtgacttgatcattgctaacacgcagtatcgaaaaaaaaaaatcgcatttgatcacgtacaccagcggcggtcgtga
- a CDS encoding hypothetical protein (NECATOR_CHRIII.G10467.T2) — MLDTREGERAVYRLVRARHRSTLDMEHTKIVKGADGAVLRRSGEILERWREYYNHLCNEEFCHPPIPTVPSVEGPVLPITAVEVSAALAKMKSNKATGPDDIPADVWKLLGDRGSMWLSTLFNKIVAEGRTADVWQTSVTVPVWKGKGDIADCTSYRPIRLLCHTMKVFERVLEARLRKIVSVSLNQCGFVKDCSTIDAIYAVRILLEKHREKNRSVHLAFLDLEKAFDRVPHELLWMSMRSHSVPEEYVRWTKLLYAKPTSVVQCAAGTSRPFPVQVGVHQGSSLSPLLFILCMDTITKEIQKQHPWTLLFADDVMLAAESRDDLQKQCGPRIEDGSIRVDGTELNKVNCFKYLGFKVTSTGDIDQEGRARVNAAWMKWKMATGVLCEDLQEGWASCCSLRMRVLADNESLGKSAVRYGDADVKVDNRCNAKRESIQRHCALHFRRHPDNREDEGGPTEMVRSRLAARGRFCGQNRTEARRFRSEAAWEAKDSLVRPCEAGYDRCTFVYG; from the exons atgcttgataccagagaaggcgagcgagcagtgtatcgtttagtcagagcgcgtcatcgctcaacgttggatatggagcacaccaagatcgttaagggagctgatggagccgttctgcgccgctctggtgagatcctggagaggtggcgagagtactacaatcacttgtgtaacgaagagttctgtcatcctcccatcccaaccgttcccagcgtcgagggtcctgttctaccaattactgccgtcgaagtcagtgctgccctcgcaaaaatgaagtcgaacaaggcaaccggtcctgatgacatacctgctgatgtctggaagctgctaggagatcgagggtccatgtggctctcaactctatttaacaagatcgttgcagaaggacggactgcagacgtttggcaaacttccgtgaccgtgcctgtctggaaagggaaaggagacattgctgactgcacctcgtacaggcctatacgactgctctgccatacgatgaaggtttttgagcgtgtcctggaagctcgtctgaggaaaattgttagcgtttcactcaaccagtgcggctttgtgaaggactgcagcactatagatgctatctatgctgtccgaatcctcctggagaaacatcgagagaagaaccgcagtgtgcatcttgcttttctcgatctggagaaagctttcgaccgtgtcccacatgagctgttatggatgtccatgaggtcgcatagcgtaccagaagaatatgtgcggtggacgaagctactttatgcgaagcctaccagcgttgtacaatgtgctgctggaacaagcaggccattccctgtacaagtaggggttcatcagggttcatccctctcacctctgctgttcatactgtgcatggacacgataacgaaggaaatccagaagcagcatccgtggactctactctttgccgacgatgtcatgctcgctgcggagtctcgagatgatcttcagaaacaa tgcggaccaaggatagaggatggttcaattcgtgtcgatggcaccgaattaaacaaggtgaactgtttcaagtaccttggattcaaagtgacttccacaggcgacattgatcaagaaggtcgagcacgtgttaatgctgcatggatgaagtggaaaatggcaacaggggtactgtgcgaAGATCTACAAGAAGGTTGGGCGTCCTGTTGctctttacggatgcgagtgctggccgacaacgaaagccttggaaagagtgctgtacgctatggagatgcggatgttaaggtggacaataggtgtaacgctaaaagagaaagtatccaacgacactgtgcgctccattTTCGGCGTCATCCCGATAAcagagaagatgaaggaggcccgactgagatggttcggtcacgtcttgcggcgagaggaagattctgtggccaaaaccgcactgaagctcgacgtttcaggagtgaggccgcgtgggaggccaaagattcgctggttagaccgtgtgaagctggatatgatagatgcacgtttgtgtacggctga
- a CDS encoding hypothetical protein (NECATOR_CHRIII.G10467.T3), whose product MRGLPARVRSRPKKLVRHRQQHPKTRRKGSKARELGYGYKLLYHGTSNRNGVGIILNESFRNSVTAVDRLSDRLISVKVDTGKVELRVVSAYAPQAGCSEEEKASFWEDLEQYVQSLESEEILLIGGDFNGHVGSRKDGFESCHGGYGYGARNDEGLRILEYAVANLVAAQHHLLVMDLKISRLRKKHARTETQRIKWWNLKDRKEVFFASVAPSTLPHPTRSVEKMWSSTSSVIRLTAENTLGKTTLGKPKVQKATWFWNEEVQAAIREKKSKYKLWWRTRQPEDRDDMLDTREGERAVYRLVRARHRSTLDMEHTKIVKGADGAVLRRSGEILERWREYYNHLCNEEFCHPPIPTVPSVEGPVLPITAVEVSAALAKMKSNKATGPDDIPADVWKLLGDRGSMWLSTLFNKIVAEGRTADVWQTSVTVPVWKGKGDIADCTSYRPIRLLCHTMKVFERVLEARLRKIVSVSLNQCGFVKDCSTIDAIYAVRILLEKHREKNRSVHLAFLDLEKAFDRVPHELLWMSMRSHSVPEEYVRWTKLLYAKPTSVVQCAAGTSRPFPVQVGVHQGSSLSPLLFILCMDTITKEIQKQHPWTLLFADDVMLAAESRDDLQKQCGPRIEDGSIRVDGTELNKVNCFKYLGFKVTSTGDIDQEGRARVNAAWMKWKMATGVLCEDLQEGWASCCSLRMRVLADNESLGKSAVRYGDADVKVDNRCNAKRESIQRHCALHFRRHPDNREDEGGPTEMVRSRLAARGRFCGQNRTEARRFRSEAAWEAKDSLVRPCEAGYDRCTFVYG is encoded by the exons atgcgagggctaccggctagagtacgaagccggccaaagaagttagtccgccatcgccagcaacatcca AAGACTCGCCGCAAAGGCTCCaaggcaagggaattaggctATGGCTACAAGCTgctctaccacggcacatcaaatcgcaatggcgttggcatcatattgaacgagtcgtttagaaatagcgtcacagcggtggatcgactatcggatcgcttgatatctgtaaaagtagatacaggaaaagtggaattgcgagttgtctctgcttatgcgccacaggcgggctgtagtgaagaagagaaggcaagcttttgggaggatctggagcagtacgtccaatccctggaaagcgaagaaatacttttaatcggaggagacttcaacggacatgtcggttctcggaaagacggattcgagagttgtcatggtggatacggctatggagctcgtaacgacgaggggttgcgaatcctagagtatgctgttgcaa ACcttgtcgctgcccaacaccatctgctcgttatggacttgaaaatctcccgtctaAGGAAGAAACAtgcaaggactgaaacacagcgcatcaaatggtggaatctgaaggatcgaaaggaggttttttttgcgtccgtggctccatctacacttccccaccctactcgtagtgtggagaaaatgtggtcgtctacttccagcgttatacgcttgaccgcagaaaacactctgggaaagacgactctaggtaagccaaaggtacaaaaggctacgtggttttggaacgaggaagttcaggcggcaattcgtgagaagaagtccaagtataagctctggtggaggacgcgtcagcctgaagatcggg acgatatgcttgataccagagaaggcgagcgagcagtgtatcgtttagtcagagcgcgtcatcgctcaacgttggatatggagcacaccaagatcgttaagggagctgatggagccgttctgcgccgctctggtgagatcctggagaggtggcgagagtactacaatcacttgtgtaacgaagagttctgtcatcctcccatcccaaccgttcccagcgtcgagggtcctgttctaccaattactgccgtcgaagtcagtgctgccctcgcaaaaatgaagtcgaacaaggcaaccggtcctgatgacatacctgctgatgtctggaagctgctaggagatcgagggtccatgtggctctcaactctatttaacaagatcgttgcagaaggacggactgcagacgtttggcaaacttccgtgaccgtgcctgtctggaaagggaaaggagacattgctgactgcacctcgtacaggcctatacgactgctctgccatacgatgaaggtttttgagcgtgtcctggaagctcgtctgaggaaaattgttagcgtttcactcaaccagtgcggctttgtgaaggactgcagcactatagatgctatctatgctgtccgaatcctcctggagaaacatcgagagaagaaccgcagtgtgcatcttgcttttctcgatctggagaaagctttcgaccgtgtcccacatgagctgttatggatgtccatgaggtcgcatagcgtaccagaagaatatgtgcggtggacgaagctactttatgcgaagcctaccagcgttgtacaatgtgctgctggaacaagcaggccattccctgtacaagtaggggttcatcagggttcatccctctcacctctgctgttcatactgtgcatggacacgataacgaaggaaatccagaagcagcatccgtggactctactctttgccgacgatgtcatgctcgctgcggagtctcgagatgatcttcagaaacaa tgcggaccaaggatagaggatggttcaattcgtgtcgatggcaccgaattaaacaaggtgaactgtttcaagtaccttggattcaaagtgacttccacaggcgacattgatcaagaaggtcgagcacgtgttaatgctgcatggatgaagtggaaaatggcaacaggggtactgtgcgaAGATCTACAAGAAGGTTGGGCGTCCTGTTGctctttacggatgcgagtgctggccgacaacgaaagccttggaaagagtgctgtacgctatggagatgcggatgttaaggtggacaataggtgtaacgctaaaagagaaagtatccaacgacactgtgcgctccattTTCGGCGTCATCCCGATAAcagagaagatgaaggaggcccgactgagatggttcggtcacgtcttgcggcgagaggaagattctgtggccaaaaccgcactgaagctcgacgtttcaggagtgaggccgcgtgggaggccaaagattcgctggttagaccgtgtgaagctggatatgatagatgcacgtttgtgtacggctga
- a CDS encoding hypothetical protein (NECATOR_CHRIII.G10469.T1), translated as MVTQSQIDSAESLKDAGNDAVKRGEWTEANDYYTEALQLTCEDDKALRAALYRNRALTRLKQDDFEGAESDSTKALEYDGADVKALYRRALAREQLNIVAAAFKDAKEALRLSPKDKSISDLLQRLVVANNEKVKKATSMDNKVKDMSSLAFEGQAKDKEQKVQAFNNLLVLARETEAGAARIWNSSKGVAILLSVAENNNEPLEVSVAAIRILDEILKNHGRALYFLSMHDNDGLRSARYVCRLMCVRDAKEYVDAAGLIVQRIFNALVKMDRTKEVKPDPEVAEANKLWIIRVILELQEMLTDKSVTAIVREMVIDILLKNLMHMDGGIPRGWSWKFTEETGLLALLDVSSQIPEQCDYPVSHETRQHVAICLQRLDEDMVFDSKRLIYKEKVDLFFNGLMARASDDSEGHKVRIKLACFLITMLQGPVDIGVNLVTNDQVTAMMLQMAASSNHLMQSVAAELIVMTVVKHERATSILKVGVPILRKLYESEDENVKVRALVGLCKCAAAGGDDASRATMKEGAPQKLAQTCKKFLLEYDKYSMDVRRFACEGLSYLSLDADVKEWIVADSLLLRALFCLAQSAGALCVFTLATIYVNLANAYEKPEVNEELVKLAQFAKHHVPEVHHKDTDDYVEKRIRCLVEEGAVAACVAISKTESHKALELLARAMLAFAEYEDLRGRIISEGGTKLCLRLAKEATGEGKIKAAHAIAKLGAKADPQIAFPGQRAYEVVKPLCELLHPDIEGRPNYDALLTLTNLASMSDSVRRRILKERAVPKIEEFWFMTDHEHLRAAAAELLLNLLFSDEFFKDTVKKGTDKLKLWVLYAAEENERLARCATAAFAILTEDVDANRRIFDEIKSWPDIFKEIAMHEDPEAQRRGLMGIANIMESDEKLCSEIVASEVFRVLVAIAKLGAKNEARKGSTEQAKRGLAAAEKFGIIKPTDREMYERANQVSTIPEE; from the exons ATGGTGACTCAGTCACAAATCGATTCGGCCGAATCGTTAAAAGACGCAGGCAATGATGCCGTGAAACGAGGAGAGTGGACGGAAGCAAATGACTA CTATACTGAAGCATTGCAACTGACTTGTGAGGACGACAAAGCCTTAAGGGCGGCTTTGTATAGAAATCGTGCGCTTACAAGATTAAAGCAAGATGATTTTGAAGGAGCTGAAAGTGACTCCACAAAAG CTTTGGAATATGATGGAGCTGACGTGAAAGCTTTATATAGGCGAGCCCTTGCTCGTGAACAGCTCAACATCGTTGCAGCTGCTTTCAAAGATGCTAAAGAAGCGTTGAGGCTCAGCCCTAAGGATAA AAGTATTTCCGATTTGCTGCAACGACTTGTCGTTGCAAACAATGAGAAAGTCAAGAAGGCTACCAGTATGGACAACAAGGTCAAGGATATGAGTAGCTTAGCTTTCGAAGGTCAAGCAAAAGACAAGGAGCAGAAAGTACAG GCTTTCAACAATCTTCTCGTTCTTGCGAGAGAAACAGAAGCTGGTGCTGCGAGGATTTGGAAttca AGCAAGGGAGTCGCAATATTGCTGTCGGTAGctgaaaacaacaatgaacCGTTGGAAGTATCCGTTGCTGCAATTAGGATTTTAGATGAGATTCTGAAGAACCATGGACGA GCACTGTACTTTCTGTCGATGCATGATAATGATGGTTTGCGTTCGGCACGGTACGTTTGCCGTCTCATGTGCGTTAGGGATGCTAAAGAGTATGTCGATGCTGCCGGATTAATAGTGCAGAGAATATTTAACGCTCTTGTTAAAATGGACCGTACAAAGGAAGTAAAACCAGATCCAGAAGTTGCAGAAG CCAATAAGCTATGGATTATCCGTGTCATTTTGGAACTTCAAGAAATGTTAACTGACAAATCTGTGACGGCAATA GTTAGAGAGATGGTAATTGATATTCTACTGAAGAATCTAATGCATATGGATGGTGGTATTCCACGTGGATGGTCTTGGAAGTTCACTGAAGAGACAG GTCTTTTGGCCCTTTTGGATGTATCTTCGCAAATACCGGAACAGTGTGACTATCCGGTATCTCATGAGACTCGGCAACATGTGGCCATTTGTCTTCAACGACTTGATGAAGACATG GTTTTCGACTCGAAGAGATTAATATACAAAGAGAAAGTCGACCTCTTTTTCAA TGGTCTTATGGCACGCGCTAGTGACGATTCAGAGGGACACAAAGTTCGGATAAAACTTGCTTGTTTCCTGATCACTATGCTTCAG GGTCCTGTCGACATAGGTGTGAATTTAGTGACAAACGATCAAGTTACCGCTATGATGCTTCAAATGGCTGCTTCTTCTAACCATCTCATGCAA AGTGTTGCTGCTGAACTGATCGTGATGACTGTTGTCAAACACGAAAGAGCAACGTCCATCCTGAAG GTTGGTGTGCCCATCCTGAGAAAGTTGTACGAGTCAGAGGATGAGAATGTAAAAGTTCGAGCACTTGTG GGTCTTTGCAAATGTGCCGCTGCTGGTGGTGATGATGCATCTCGAGCTACCATGAAAGAAGGAGCCCCGCAAAAACTTGCGCAAACTTGTAAGAAGTTCTTGCTAGAGTACGACAAGTACAGCATGGACGTTAGAAG GTTCGCTTGTGAAGGCCTCTCATATCTTTCACTTGATGCTGATGTAAAGGAATGGATTGTGGCGGATTCATTATTGCTCCGTGCTCTATTCTGCTTAGCACAATCAGCTGGGGCACTTTGTgt GTTTACACTGGCGACTATATACGTGAATCTTGCGAATGCCTATGAAAAACCCGAAGTTAACGAGGAGTTGGTGAAATTGGCTCAG TTTGCTAAGCACCATGTACCGGAAGTGCACCACAAGGACACCGACGACTATGTTGAAAAACGAATCAGATGCTTAGTCGAAGAGGGGGCTGTTGCTGCTTGTGTGGCCATCAGTAAAACGGAATCACACAAAGCATTGGAATTGCTTGCTCG AGCAATGCTCGCGTTTGCTGAGTATGAAGACCTTAGAGGTCGCATTATCAGCGAAGGCGGCACAAAATTGTGTCTCCGCCTAGCGAAGGAAGCCACGGGAgagggaaaaatcaaagcagcGCACGCCATAGCAAAGCTAGGTGCGAAGGCAGATCCGCAGATTGCTTTCCCAGGACAGAGAGCTTACGAG GTGGTCAAACCGCTTTGCGAGCTTCTTCATCCTGATATCGAAGGGAGACCGAACTATGACGCACTGCTCACTCTCACTAATTTA GCAAGTATGAGCGATTCTGTTCGACGACGGATTTTAAAGGAGAGAGCTGTGccgaaaattgaagaattctgGTTCATGACTGATCATGAACATCTTCGCGCAGCAGCAGCAGAACTACTTCTGAATTTGCTGTTTTCGGACGAATTTTTCAAGGATACTGTTAAG AAAGGAACAGATAAGCTAAAGCTGTGGGTTCTTTATGCGGCAGAGGAAAACGAACGTCTTGCGCGTTGTGCTACTGCTGCTTTTGCCATTTTGACAGAAGACGTGGATGCAAATAGACGAATCTTTGATGAAATAAAGTCTTGGCCGGATATATTCAAGGAGATCGCTATGCATGAGGATCCTGAG GCTCAGCGGCGAGGACTAATGGGTATTGCAAATATAATGGAAAGTGATGAGAAACTCTGCTCGGAGATTGTAGCG TCCGAAGTATTCCGTGTGCTAGTGGCAATAGCGAAACTTGGAGCTAAAAATGAGGCCAGGAAAGGCTCTACAGAACAG GCAAAAAGAGGTCTAGCCGCTGCAGAAAAATTTGGTATCATTAAACCAACTGATAGGGAAATGTACGAACGAGCAAACCAGGTGTCAACAATTCCAGAGGAATGA
- a CDS encoding hypothetical protein (NECATOR_CHRIII.G10468.T1): protein MVFKTKVQNERLPNQSFYYDILFREANSLNLTSPSIHDESKLVVIVCTALRNAQIRDTIRRTWANPQLSKAVNSRFISVVFLVGTEKVTDVVWKELKTFSDILQVDVQESYANLVYKLLAGYRWIRDNHPSKFVLKMDSDVVILLDRVESIIGDSKSKTLRCYSHKNAIPIRKASNPWYIPESVYPENYLPAYCSGPAYLMTPAALTAILQVAPEEKKLSQPCINNRGTVISYPLHSASPTRLAEGWDHLRYLRCRWPIEHLLLKIFYND from the exons ATGGTGTTCAAAACGAAGGTTCAGAACGAACGACTTCCGAATCAGTCATTCTACTATGATATCCTTTTTCGAGAAGCGAATTC CCTCAATCTCACTAGCCCATCAATTCACGATGAGTCTAAGTTGGTAGTGATTGTGTGCACGGCTCTTCGGAATGCTCAAATACGGGATACGATTCGCAGGACTTGGGCCAATCCACAACTTTCGAAAGCCGTTAAT AGCAGGTTCATTTCTGTTGTGTTCTTAGTTGGTACTGAGAAAGTGACCGACGTCGTCTGGAAGGAACTGAAGACGTTCAGCGACATTCTGCAAGTGGACGTGCAGGAATCGTACGCAAATCTTGTCTACAAG CTGCTCGCAGGATATCGATGGATCCGAGACAATCATCCGAGCAAATTTGTACTGAAAATGGATTCAGATGTAGTGATACTACTGGATAGG GTAGAATCGATCATCGGCGATTCTAAGAGTAAGACTTTGAGATGCTATTCACACAAGAACGCTATACCAATTCGAAAAGCCTCCAATCCTTG GTACATTCCTGAGTCGGTCTATCCTGAGAACTATTTGCCTGCTTACTGCAGTGGTCCAGCATATCTCATGACTCCCGCTGCTCTGACTGCTATCCTTCAAGTCGCTCCTGAAGAAAAG aaattatcGCAACCGTGTATAAATAACCGTGGCACAGTGATCTCTTATCCCCTCCATTCGGCTAGTCCCACAAGATTGGCTGAAGGATGGGACCACCTGAGATATCTACGATGTCGATGGCCAATTGAGCATCTGTTATTAAagattttttacaacgattag
- a CDS encoding hypothetical protein (NECATOR_CHRIII.G10470.T1): MKNTYSEDGGIQLKGSQIVETSSYVYLGRSMNIENDLKEELNRRMRAAWAAFAAVREATNQLTNQDLRAHLFDSTVLPALCYAAETWADTAATSRKLLTTHRALERCLLKFNRRTQHLAGLLRLKRNVPSSRPSGICIESKT, translated from the coding sequence atgaagaacaccTACAGCGAGGACGGAGGAATACAACTtaaaggctcccaaatcgtggaaacttcgtcatacgtatatctcggacgttctatgaacatagaaaacgatttgaaggaagaactgaatagaagaatgagagcagcatgggcagcattcgcagccgtcagggaagctacgaaCCAACTGACGAACCAAGATCTTCgcgcccatctgttcgactcgacagtccttccagcgctctgttacgcagcggagacgtgggcagacaccgcggccacgtctaggaagctacttactacccacagagcccttgagagatgtctcctgaagtttaaccggcgcacacaacaccttgccggtcttctccgacttaagaggaatgtcccgtcttcgcgacccagcggaatatgtatcgaaagcaaaacatag
- a CDS encoding hypothetical protein (NECATOR_CHRIII.G10468.T2) yields MVFKTKVQNERLPNQSFYYDILFREANSLNLTSPSIHDESKLVVIVCTALRNAQIRDTIRRTWANPQLSKAVNSRFISVVFLVGTEKVTDVVWKELKTFSDILQVDVQESYANLVYKLLAGYRWIRDNHPSKFVLKMDSDVVILLDRVESIIGDSKSKTLRCYSHKNAIPIRKASNPWYIPESVYPENYLPAYCSGPAYLMTPAALTAILQVAPEEKVFEVEDAFFTGVLANKAGVEVKSHRGFWSAEKLSQPCINNRGTVISYPLHSASPTRLAEGWDHLRYLRCRWPIEHLLLKIFYND; encoded by the exons ATGGTGTTCAAAACGAAGGTTCAGAACGAACGACTTCCGAATCAGTCATTCTACTATGATATCCTTTTTCGAGAAGCGAATTC CCTCAATCTCACTAGCCCATCAATTCACGATGAGTCTAAGTTGGTAGTGATTGTGTGCACGGCTCTTCGGAATGCTCAAATACGGGATACGATTCGCAGGACTTGGGCCAATCCACAACTTTCGAAAGCCGTTAAT AGCAGGTTCATTTCTGTTGTGTTCTTAGTTGGTACTGAGAAAGTGACCGACGTCGTCTGGAAGGAACTGAAGACGTTCAGCGACATTCTGCAAGTGGACGTGCAGGAATCGTACGCAAATCTTGTCTACAAG CTGCTCGCAGGATATCGATGGATCCGAGACAATCATCCGAGCAAATTTGTACTGAAAATGGATTCAGATGTAGTGATACTACTGGATAGG GTAGAATCGATCATCGGCGATTCTAAGAGTAAGACTTTGAGATGCTATTCACACAAGAACGCTATACCAATTCGAAAAGCCTCCAATCCTTG GTACATTCCTGAGTCGGTCTATCCTGAGAACTATTTGCCTGCTTACTGCAGTGGTCCAGCATATCTCATGACTCCCGCTGCTCTGACTGCTATCCTTCAAGTCGCTCCTGAAGAAAAG GTGTTTGAAGTTGAAGACGCATTCTTCACAGGTGTGCTAGCTAATAAAGCAGGAGTAGAAGTAAAATCACACCGCGGTTTTTGGTCTGCGGAG aaattatcGCAACCGTGTATAAATAACCGTGGCACAGTGATCTCTTATCCCCTCCATTCGGCTAGTCCCACAAGATTGGCTGAAGGATGGGACCACCTGAGATATCTACGATGTCGATGGCCAATTGAGCATCTGTTATTAAagattttttacaacgattag
- a CDS encoding hypothetical protein (NECATOR_CHRIII.G10466.T1), with product MNGITLLSTIYDSVYEYHRRSVPLQIRGVMPLTLEQVTDVLRHVSTIEAVNVLCVVDRNTRKDLAQSKFSSNVDGFGLRITVTLKKFRKERLGEAEDMSVAVATTSIQHNGTEKNYHCSPLVYCSRVPGFSQNKR from the coding sequence atgaacggaatcacccttctctcaacaatctacgattccgtatacgaataccaccgaagatccgtaccactccagattcgtggggtgatgcctttaacgttgGAACAGGTTACGGATGTACTCAGACATGTTAGCACTATCGAGGCCGTTAATGTTTTATGTGTGGTGGACAGAAATACTCGGAAAGATCTCGCGCAGTCGAAGTTCTCTTCAAATGTGGACGGGTTCGGCCTTCGGATTACGGTGACATtgaaaaagttcagaaaagaACGCCTGGGAGAGGCTGAGGATATGTCAGTGGCGGTGGCCACAACAAGCATTCAACACAACGGCACCGAAAAGAATTATCATTGTTCACCGTTGGTATACTGTAGTCGAGTTCCGGGATTTTCGCAAAACAAGCGCTAA